tgattgtatcatcagcgtactgaaggatggatacacctccatcaaccagatgaggtaccaagccacccacttgaccattctccttagcccgtcctatcaagatggctaacatatcaaccacaatgttaaacaggataggggacatcggatctccttgtcttaggcctttatgtgtctggaagtaatgaccaatatcatcattcactttaattcccacactccctttttgcataaatgattcaacctggcggcgccaggcttcatcaaaacctttcatacgcaatgcctgttggagaaatggtcatttgaccttatcgtacgctttctcgaaatccaccttaaaaattacaCCATCTAATttcttggaatggatttcatggagcgtttcatgaaggacgaccaccccttcaaggatgtttctgtccggcatgaaagcagtttgggagtgctgcaccacagaatgcgcaatctgtgtgagcctattagtcccgaccttggtgaagattttaaaactaacattgagaaggcagatcggcctgaactgctcaattctcacagcatccgtcttcttaggaagcagtgtgatagttccaaaattcaagtgaaataattgaagctgtccagagaacagatcatgaaacataggtagcaaatcccccttaataatatgccagcacttcttgtagaactccaccggaaatccatccggtccgggagccttattatttttcaactGTGTTATAGCATTaaacacctccttctccgagaacggggcaaccagaatatcattttcagcagccgaaagttgaggcacatcctcagttctggactcatcgagggatacacaattatcctccggaggtccaaataactgcctataatactcagttatatatgtttttaggttatcctatcctaaaatagtgccctcatcttgttcaagttggaatattctcttctttctgtgcttaccattagcaatcagatgaaagaattgagtattcgcgtccccttggaccactttgcgaaccttagcccgcaaagcccacttcaattcttcttcgcggagaagttctttcaacctcttctctgcCTCAGTTTTAACCTGGAGCTCAGCAGGCATCAAAACCGTGGATTCGGCCTTAACGTCCAGATTCTGTATAAGAGAGAGGAGCCTGTCCTTCTCAATCTTATACAccccactaaggtgcttagcccaaccccgtaagaagCTTCTCAAACTCCTAATCTTATTTTGCCAACGCTCAACCGCGGTCCTACTTCCTACACCCTTCGCCCATTCCCTAGCGATCAGGTCTAAGAACCCTTCGcgttcgaaccaggccatctcaaaagaaaaggtgtttttgtttcccacgtggttCGGCTCCCCAGAGTCAACGAACAAGGGTGTGTGATCGGAAAAACCCCGTGAAAGAGCTTGAACCGTCACaagagggaacttctgttcccactccacactCGCAAGAACTCGATCAAGCTTTTCGTAAGTCGGGTTGGGCAAAgagttagcccaggtaaactttctaccagaaagctctatctccctcagatccaagctttcaataatagtattgaacatgaacgaccacctgccgtcaaagttttcattattcttctcctctctcctcctaatgatgttgaaatcacccccaactAAGATTGGAAGCTGTTCGGACCCACAAATCCGAACAAGATCCGCCAAAAATTCTGGTTTAAGCTCGGGCcgtgcggcaccataaaccgccaccaacgCCCAGTTGAAACCATGAAAACCAAAAATAAGcaaaccccctccccctccccaccccaaAAAAAAGCCTAACAATAACAGTAGATTTATTAAGGCACAATCCATGCTCAAAATACAGGAgctaaaataaaatacggacagaGAAAGGCGGGGATAAGATGAGCACCTACAACGAGATGGCCGAGCAAAGTCAAAACCAGCAAAGCAACCTCGATTAACAGGGACGGGAGATCATAGTAACCTGACAGGTTATCAGCTCACGGCAGTCACCAATCCAATAGCAAATCCTAACCCTAGAACAGCAACAAATCGAACGGCAACAGAAGACctagatgagcactgggagataaCAAATCGAACGAAAAATATTATACAAGAGTAGCGGTTCCTAGATGATGGATGCAGTGgcagtcagagagagagagagagggcctggAGTAGAACTGCAGCCGACCCCTGCATAGCAATGATGGAGAAGGAGGAGCCACGGGGGAGCACCTGCAGTCAGCGTAGAAGGAGGAGTGACGGGGGAGCCACATCGAGCGCCTCCGGCGGGTGCTCCTCGCCCTGCGCCTCTACCCCCGCCGCTTCGGGCCGCCGCCGTGCTCAACAACGCGCCGCCGCGCCCGGGCTCGAGTGTTAGGAGGGAAGAGAAGAATGAGATTCAACACACTTTGATTAAGCTCAAGGCTGCGGTATATATACAGTTTACTGCTGCTGCCGAGCGAGATCATGCGTGTGCCACTACCACACATCGTGCGCCACTCCGCTATCAACTGCTGCACGACCTGGCTATACCGTATGGTGACTATACATGGGCACATACGGTATAGAACTACCTACCCTAATACCCNNNNNNNNNNNNNNNNNNNNNNNNNNNNNNNNNNNNNNNNNNNNNNNNNNNNNNNNNNNNNNNNNNNNNNNNNNNNNNNNNNNNNNNNNNNNNNNNNNNNNNNNNNNNNNNNNNNNNNNNNNNNNNNNNNNNNNNNNNNNNNNNNNNNNNNNNNNNNNNNNNNNNNNNNNNNNNNNNNNNNNNNNNNNNNNNNNNNNNNNNNNNNNNNNNNNNNNNNNNNNNNNNNNNNNNNNNNNNNNNNNNNNCCCCCGCAGTCGTGACGTCGGCTGAagcgacgcaaagactggaccggaatTCGGAGAAAACTTCCGATGGCAGCCCTTTCGTCATGATGTCGGCGAGCTGCTGTCGAGTGGGGATGTGAAGAACACGGAACTCGCCGAGCGCCACCCGCTCGCGGACGAAGAGGATATCCAGCTCGACGTGCTTTGTCCGGCGATGGTGAACAGGGTTGGCGGACAGGTAGACAGCGGAGACGTTGTCACAGTAAACCAGGGTGGCCTTGTCGACGGGGAAAGCAGGTCGCCGAGTAGTTGTCGGAGCCAGACGCACTCAGCAACGGCGTTCGCAACGCCGTGGTATTCTGCTTCGGCGCTGGAACGCGAGACGATGGCCTGGCGCTTCGACGACCAAGACACGAGCGCGTCGCCGAGGTAGACGCAGAAGCCAGAGGTGGAGCGGCGTGTGtcagggcagccagcccagtcggcgTCCGTGAATGCTCGCAGGTCCAGGACGCGCGAGGCACGGAGGTGAAGACCGAGGGCAGGCGTGCCGCACACGTATCGAAGGACACGCTTGATCAACCCGAGATGACACTCGCGGGGATCATGCATGTGGAGGCAGATCTGCTGGACGGCATAGGCGATCTCTGGGCGCGTGATCGTCAGATACTCGCCGGTGATGCTGCGATAGGCGGAGGGGTCAGCAACGCGGGGCCCATCGGCTGTTGGCAGCTTGCCCTTGGTGTCGATCGGTGTGGGAGAAGGGCGGTAGGTGTCCATGCCGACGCGATCTAGAATGTCCACGGCATACTGCTcctggcagaggaagaagcccgccgccgTGCGCGTGACGCGGATGCCGAGGAAGAAGTGCAGAGGGCCGAGGTCCTTCATGGCAAACTCCCCAGTGAGCTGAGTGACGACGCGGTGGAGCGCTGCGGGCGAGGACGCGGTGagcacgatgtcgtcgacgtagaggagcAGGAACGCGAGGTCGGGGCCGTGGCGACGAGTGAACAACGACGAGTCCGAGCGTGTCGCAGAGAAGCCGATGGACTGAAGAAAACCGGCGAAACGGAGGAACCACACGCGCGGCGCCTGCTTCAAGCCGTAAAGAGACTTGGAGAGGCGACAGACGTGGTGAGGCCTGTCGGCATCAACGAAGCCAGCCGGCTGAAGACAGTAGACCTCCTCGTCCAGCGTACCGTGCAGGAAGGCGTTGGATACATCAAGCTGATGAACCGGCCAGTCGCGTGATGCAGCGAGGGTCAACACAGTGCGAACGGTGGCGGGCTTGACGACCGGCGAGAAGGTCTCGCTGTAATCCACGCCGGCACGTTGTCAGAACCCGCGCACGACCCAGCGGGCTTTGTAGCGCTCGAGGGACCCGTCGGCCTTGTACTTGTGTTTGAACACCCATTTGCCGGTGATGAGGTTGGCGCCGGGCGGGCGAGGCACCAGCTCCCAGGTGTGGTTGCGCACAAGAGCGTCGAACTCGGCGCGCATGGCGGCGAACCAGTGCGGGTCGCGGACGGCGACGCGCACCGACGAGGGAACCGGCGAGACCTCTCCAGAGATCGTGGTGGCGACGAGGCTGTCGTGGTAGCGCGGGTTGGGGCGGAAGACGCCGGTCTGGGCGCGTGTCACCATACGCCGCGGTGCGGCAGGCGAAGCAGTCAGAGGCGGCGTCGCAGAAGAGCTGCTCGACGCAGCACTCTCGTCAGGGGAAGACGAGGAGCCCGCGACGGAGAGGCGTGTACCCGAGCCGTCGATCAGCGGAGCAGCGGCCCGATATCTCTGCATGGGGGCGCGCTGGGTGAAGAGGGCGCCGAGCCGCTGGATGACGATCGGCCGGTAGAGCTCGAACGCGTTGAGGGCACGCGCTGCATAGAGACGGCCGAGCCAGCCGACGACGATGCAGATGCCGCACGTGAACGCGGACCGCGCTCGCTGGGGCGCGGCTCAAGCATGGGTACCTGCAAAACGGGCGGTGCAAAAGCAGGCGGCGGTGTTAGAAGGTGGGTGAGTAGCGAAGGGAAAAACTGTCTCGTGAAAGTGGACGTGGCGAGAGGTAATGACGCGACGAGATGTGGGATCGAAGCAGCGGTACCCGCGGTGGTCGGAAGGATAGCCGAGAAAGACACACGCAAGGGACCGGTGATCGAGTTTGTGCTTGGCAGTGGAGGCGAGATTTGGGTAGCACAAACACCCAAAGACCCGAAGAAGGGAGTAGTCTGGAGCAACGCCTAAGAGGAGTTCATGTGGAGTGTGCGGGGTGGTAGCATGGCATGGCCACCGGTTGATTAGATAAGTCGCCGTGTTAAGGGCTTCTGCCCAGAACCTGGCGGGCATGGATGCGTGGAAAAGAAGGGCGCGCACACTGTCATTAAGTGTACGTAGAATACGCTCCGCCTTGCCGTTTTGCTGACTTGTGTAGGGGCAGGAAAGACGTAAATGCGTGCCGTGGCGAGCGAGGAGAGATCGGACAGCGGCACTGTCGAACTCACACCCATTGTCGGTCTGAAGTGAGAAGACAGGGAGTTGAAACTGTGTCTTGACATACGCATAGAAATCTAGCAAAACCGGAagcacatcagatttgcgtttgaGTGGGAAAGTCCAGACATAGTGGGTGTAATCATCAAGCACAACTAAGTAGAATTCATAACCAGATATGCTTACAACCGGAGACGTCCATACATCAAGATGCAAAACATGGAAGGGAAACATGCTAATGCTGGAAGAACTACTAAAAGGCAAATGGGCGTGCTTGCCTAAGCGACAGGCGTGGCAAGAGTGGGGTGCAGACTTGCTGAACCCAACAGAGAGGTGATCGGCGACCAGACGGAGCGAGGCGTGACCAAGGCGTTGGTGCCACAAGGTGGTGTCGGCGAGACCGGCGAAGGCATGGCGAGGAGGAAGCGTGGGGCGCCGAACGGGGTAGAGATCACCATCAGAATCACAGCGGAGGATCACCACCTTGGTTCGAAGATCCTTGACAGAGAAACCAAACTTGTCAAACTCGACGGAAACAGGGTTATCACGGCAAATTTGACGAACTGAAAATAAGTTTGTAATGAGAGAGGGTGAGACAAGAACGTTTCGTAGTTGAACAGGGGAGGTGCCCTGGATGAGAGCCCCGTCCCCAACATGGGTGATGGGAAGATGGGCACCGCTGCCCACGATGATCTTGGAGGAGGAATGGAAAGGGCGGAGGGAATGAAGGTTACCAGGGTTCGAAGACATGTGAGCGGAAGCACCAGAATCAAGGTACCACTCGGGAGAGGTGCCTGACGAAGAGGGGCCAGCCGTGGTGCTGTGGAGGGCCGCCTGGAGGGACTGCATGTCCCACGGCTACGGCGGTGCAGTAGACGAACTAACGCCCGGAGAACCGTAGGCAGGAGGAGGCCCGCCGGCAGCACCGTAGCCTGGAGGAGCGCCGCCAGGAGCACCGTAGCCGTAGGGGGTAGGCGCCGCGAACATGGCCTGCTGGTGCGGCGTGCCCGGTCGCGGCCCAAGCACACCAGAGCCGGGGGCACGCCATTGCATGGGCCAGGCCTGAACCAACCCCGTCCATGAGTTGGCGCCGGGCGCCGGTGCAGGGCAGATGGGCGCGCGCGGTGCCGGTTGGGCGAGCGAAGCAGGAGGGCCGCCGTTGCCGCGACCACGGCGGCGCTGGCGCCCGCGCCCACGCGAGGTGTTGTCGTTGCCGGGAGGGGGTGCTGGTGGAGCCGGAGCCGGCGGTGTAGAGGAGCCGCGGCCAGCCCAGAGAGCATGGGCGGACTGTAGACGAGCAGTCTGTTCGGCGCGGTGTTCCTCCAAGAGGAGAAACGAGCGCACCTGGAGGAGCGACGGCAGCGGGTTCTGGGAGGTGATGTGAGGGATGACAGAGTGGTATTGGCGGTTCAGGCCGCGAAGGAGATGAAAAACCTGACGCGTGTCCGTCACCGGCTGCCCCAGGTCGCGGAGCTGGTCGGCAAAGCTCTTGAGCCGGGTGCAGTACTGCATCACGGTCATGTCCCCCTGGACGACGGCGTGGTACTCGGCGTCGATGTAGACGGCGCGCGCTAACTAGTTGTTGCGGAAGATGTCGTCGACGGCGCGCCACACGGTCAGGGCCGTGTCCTCCGACTGCATCACCGCCTCGAGAAGCTCCGGCGAGATGGTGGTGTACAACCAGTGTACGACGGTGTGGCCGGCCATCTGCCACTCCGGATCACGAGGGCGAGGGACCGCGGCGGCATCGACGTGCGTGCGAAGGCCAAACATGCCGAGCACCGTGTCGAAGTGGCGCCTCCACTGTGAGTAGTTGCCGGCGAGAAGGTCCAGAACGACGGGAACATGACGACGAATGTCGACAGTTTGGAGAATGGCGGAGGGAAAAGGAGAGGGAGGATGGACGGTTGGGGCGACTGGCGCGGCCTGCTGAAGAGGTTCGGCATCAAGagcgccggcggcagcggcgagtaCGCCAGCAGCGCCGTCGACAGAGGAGCGGGGAGAGAGGACGGGATTCTCGTCCATGGCGGAAGCGGAAGTAGGATCAGGAGCCTGCGCGAAGGGATTGTGCAGGTCCGGGGCATCTGATGCCATGTTAGGAGGGAAGAGAAGAATGAGATTCAACACACTTTGATTAAGCTCAAGGCTGCGGTATATATACATTTTACTGCTGCTGCCGAGCGAGATCATGCGTGTGCCACTACCACACATCGTGTGCCACTCCGCTATCAACTGCTGCACGACCTGGCTATACCGTATGGCGACTATACATGGGCACATACGGTATAGAACTACCTACCCTAACATCGAGCTCCACCACGACCGCCGCCGAACAAGAGCAAACAAGGCGGTGCTTTCCGGAGGCGAAGGagtcggcgggccggcggcgctagGGGGGCGGGGAAGAGAGGAAGAGCGCGAGCTTTGgaaggggaaggggcggcggcggctcccccTCCGGGAACACGAAGAGGAAGGAAGACGACTTGGGAGAAACCCTATGGGCATTGGGCTTTTATACCCCATAGCGAAATTGCAAAAATGCCCTCGGCGGGGGATAGGAATTACGTGCGGTGGCACGAGATTTTTACAGCGAGACGGTAACTATTCATTCCTACAGTGCCTCGGCTTCGATCCGGCGGCCCAGATCGCTCGGGTGCTCGATCCGATGGCCAAAAACGCATCAAGAGATTCGATCCGACGACCGAGAGTCCCTAATCGCTGAGGAGGCCGGGGGGCTCCTGTCTTCCTTATTTCTTGATTGGAATTTCTAGACCTGTTATAGGATAACTAATTCAGAAGTCTCAACAAATTTAGGGTGccttattttttaaaaaaattaggaaGAAGCCGTTATGTTATAATTAAGAGGCAACTTTTTTTAAGCCGCCCAACAGATTGATAGTTAATTCTTTATGATATAAGACCCACCTAGTGTTGATGAAAGCAAGTTTTAAGTTGCAAGTTAAAATTGCCTTAAAAAAGTTGTAAGTAAAAAAACACCTTTTCAGATCCTGAAAAACTTTTCTCAGTTATTAAAAGAAACTATACTTGTTTCCCTTTTTTTTACTAACAAAAGACCTATGCAATTTTAAAGAAAAAGTCGCACGCGCACAGCGGCTGACGCTACGCGTCTATCAGCCGGCAGAAACGACTCGGTTTCTTCTCATTACTGAGGGTGGCAAAAACACAAACTAGCTGTCCACGGAGAAAACCTTACATGTGAAGTTCAGATCTGAAGCGTTTAGCTTCCGAACAAACCCACGCCATCGGCCGAGAGAAGATCCTCTGAGAGATCCGCCCCGGTCCCGCAAGGCACCgcgcccttcttcctcctcagaaAGTTCAACATCTCGCCGCTTGTTTCCGGATCTGAGCGAGGGATCTGCGGCGTCGGGTCTCTTTGGGGGAGGATGAACTGGATCGGGCGCAAGATCCACCTTTACAATGTCAACATCGGCCTCTACATGCTCGATTGGTGGGAGCGCTACCTCTTCAGTATCCTTCCACCCCTCGCCTCATGTTTTTTTTGCTTTACTCAACTGCTAAAGAATTCGCCTTTTGTGTTATCTTGAGTGCGTTTTGGTGGTGCCGTGGTAGTTGCTTGCTGAATCTGACGAAACCCTGCAGCGGGTAGGGAGTTCTGTAGCTTATATGGGATTTAAGGGTCTTTCTGGCTTTGAATCACATGCCCTCTGTGTTAAAGGAATTGTTATATTTCTCGTTTTGGCTAGGATGATTTAGAATTTATATTCTGGTCGCTCAAATCTTTAGTGTTTGGTAATTCGGAGGCTGTGGAATCTAATTAGAGTTTGCAAGGGTTTTTTGTTTAGTTGTTAGTTGTGTAGAACCGAGTTGATTTGTCCTGGCATATTCTCTAGACTACGATATCAGGCATCTCCAGTCGCCAACCCATTTGTCCATGCAAGCCAAGCTGCCTCCAGCATACCCTCCAACCTCGATAATTGACTACTACCAAGGGGCAGTGCAGGACTAAGCTTGCAGGTCACATGCCTTAGCACTTACTGTAAATCTGTCGATCTGCATCCTCAAACCAATTAGATCTTGCGCCTTGCAGAACTATAAAAGAAAAATCTTATACGATGATGATCATGTGAATATCAATACATAGATATATGACGAGTGAATCATCATAGGGAATCTGATGATACAAAACCTAATAAACAAGCCACTGCCTGAACATGCTAAATTTATTTGGCTGCAGCGCAAAATGCACACTTGCAATCTCCCATTGTTATTGAAATGACTCCGTATAGTTTGGTTTTGTAGCAAAGGTTACAATACGAAAAACTTAAAATAGCAGTTATCAGTATAAGCTCAGCATATCTTTTACACCAAACTAATCAGCTAGGGAAACAAACCTCATACCCTTCTGTCCAAATTTCTATACAAACTACTCGTCTCCATGAATCCAGATAACTCCACCTTCATCTTACTGTGATTTTCTTGCGACATGCTCAAAACTGTTAAACTATACCCAACCCTAGTTATCTGGCAACAGATAGTGTCGTACTCTTTTTTACTCTCTTCATTCTTCCTGCAACTGTTCCCTCTTGCAATAATTCGTTATCCTCCCTTTCAAACTtccagtgtcaagttctctacatgCTCATGTTTTCTTCCTTTCAAGAATTGCGTCTCACTGCATTGATAGAAAAGAAGGTTATGTTCAGCCGTAGAAGTGTCACACCACAAACAATACCACGCCTCTATGAGCTAGGCATCATTGGAAGTATCTCCACGATGCCCAATGCTCCTGCCTTCGCCCACAGCCGAGCCAATGTTCATGCTGTATGTTGCCATGTTGGGCACTTCAGCTCCAGCATGTGCTCTACTCATGCAAAGATATTATGACATGTCAAGTGTGTCCACTCCTTGCCTATAGAGTATTTGTACTGTCGGTATAGTGGAATTGTGAAATGGTGTTAGTCGCGAGGGACATTTGTTTTTCTTCCTTTTGTTCTTTCAACAACTTTGTGGAAAAGATCTAGACTTTTTTGTATTGCATTTGAAGTTTACAACACTTGAATTGTTTCCAATTACTGATGGATCTCAGCAAGTCATTCAGAAAAGTTCAAAATATGTTATGACTTAACTGTTACAGATACATTGATGCTTTGCCTTCTCTGGTACATTCTACGGTATCTCACTGGGTTCTTTCAAAGGTATATTCCTTCTAGCCTTGATCTGCTTACATCATTTCACATTTAAGCATGTGCTGAAGGTTTTTCCAAGTGCCATTTTTTTTGTTCCCCCATAAAGACATCATCTACTACTTACTAAGTACTTACTATCATTCTCCTTCGAATCAGCTGTTGCAAGGAACTCAGGCCATGTACGATGCAAGGCGTTTAGGGAGGCTCTTGTGAAAATGAACCAGTTTTTTTAAGCGTCGGTGCTTATTTGTATGGCACAGACGCTTAGGCACCTCTGCCATAAAGACAAGCACTAGTGCTTAAGCAAAAGCCGGTTTATTTTTACAAGCACATCTCTAAACACCTTGCATTGTAAGTGCTCTCAAAGAGCTAGTCAAGCATAAGATCTTCTATGTTATGGCTTTTGCGGAAATATAAATTTATGAACATACATGGGAGTAGTTAAGCCAGCGAATTCAAGCATACAAAGTTACAAACTTTGATTGATCATATTGGTGTGTCCCCATTCTGAAAACGCTGCAACACCTCTGAAACTACCTCTTATTCAGTTGTCAATTTGACATATGTCCCATACCTGGTTCGTTTGAATGTAAGCTGACCTGGCTTCTCTATGTGTTGTAGTAATCTGGAGACCATCCTACAAGGTGCGAACTATCTTCTACAAGGTAGTTAATCGTCGAAGGCAAAAGCACATATGTTGATGGCTTTATGGAACTCCCCCTGTATAATCTATGTTTTGATTAGTCTCAGCTGAGAAACTAGAAAGGAACGACTTATGTGTTGTTGTGTTTGTAGCCGTCTTTTACTGTATGTTTGCATTGTCCATGGTGGTTGTGGTATATTGATGTTGCTGATTCTCAGTTGACTGCCTGGAACTTCCGTAAATCTAGTCACCTCGGTTTGCACATCCCTAAACCTAAAATTCGCAGTTCAACTTTTAGCCTTCTCATTTTTCTTAGTTGGCTTCATACAATCCAGTAATTATGTAAGAGGATGTCATGAACTTGGCTTACACTGTCCATATGTATAGCCCTCTGTATTTTGGAATTTATCTTTTCTTTTTTACCTTATATGTATTGTGTGACTTCAAGTAATTTTTTGCTGAAGCGTTTTTATTACTAGTTTTGTGTGATTTCATACTGGTATCATTGCCTTTGTCATCCGTGGACAAACTGACTGATGTATCCATCGCAATGCGTGAAAACGCACAAATATACTGTTAATAATTCGACTCATAGTTTTTCTGAATGAGAAGATGACTGGAGTCGAGCGGTTTTGGTTAGACGTCCAATCGATCAACTTCAGCTGGTGGTTGCAACGTTGTTTTCTTTCTCCGGAGGAATCCTTCGTATCGAAGCAGCAGCAATCCTAGCCTTTTGTACACACACTGATGAGAGTCCAGGCTTGTACGTCAGTTTGTTCTGGAG
This region of Triticum aestivum cultivar Chinese Spring chromosome 2D, IWGSC CS RefSeq v2.1, whole genome shotgun sequence genomic DNA includes:
- the LOC123053981 gene encoding uncharacterized protein, with protein sequence MNWIGRKIHLYNVNIGLYMLDWWERYLFNTLMLCLLWYILRYLTGFFQSNLETILQGANYLLQGS